A region from the Anaerobacillus alkaliphilus genome encodes:
- the sigH gene encoding RNA polymerase sporulation sigma factor SigH: MSIELKEITNADFEQMEDEYLVDYVREGDSGALEYLINKYKNFVRAKARSYFLIGADHEDIVQEGMIGLYKAIRDFKGDKLSSFKAFAELCITRQIITAIKTATRQKHIPLNSYVSLDRPIYDEESDRTLLDVISGTRVTDPEELLINQEEFDDIELKMGEILSDLERKVLMLYLDGRSYQEISVDLKRHVKSIDNALQRVKRKLERYVELKGISI; encoded by the coding sequence GTGAGCATAGAACTCAAGGAAATCACAAATGCTGACTTTGAACAAATGGAAGATGAGTACTTAGTAGACTATGTTCGCGAGGGAGATAGTGGTGCTTTAGAATACCTAATTAACAAGTATAAGAACTTCGTTAGGGCTAAAGCGAGATCGTACTTCTTAATTGGTGCTGACCATGAAGACATAGTGCAAGAAGGAATGATTGGGCTTTATAAGGCAATTCGCGATTTTAAAGGGGACAAGCTGTCTTCGTTTAAAGCATTTGCCGAGCTTTGTATTACAAGGCAAATCATTACTGCAATAAAGACAGCAACGAGACAAAAGCATATTCCTTTAAATTCCTATGTATCTTTGGATCGACCGATTTATGATGAAGAGAGTGATCGCACACTCCTTGACGTCATTTCCGGAACACGTGTAACTGACCCAGAAGAACTCCTTATTAATCAAGAAGAGTTCGATGATATTGAACTTAAAATGGGTGAGATATTAAGTGACCTCGAAAGAAAAGTATTAATGTTATATTTGGATGGTAGATCGTATCAGGAAATTTCTGTTGATTTAAAAAGACATGTTAAATCTATTGATAACGCTTTGCAAAGAGTAAAGCGAAAGCTAGAGCGTTATGTAGAGTTAAAAGGAATAAGCATTTAA
- the rpmG gene encoding 50S ribosomal protein L33, which yields MRKKIVLACDICKSRNYTTEKNNATTAERTEMKKFCKVCNEHTLHLETK from the coding sequence ATGCGTAAGAAAATAGTTCTTGCATGCGATATTTGTAAGTCTCGTAACTATACAACAGAAAAGAACAACGCTACGACTGCAGAAAGAACAGAAATGAAGAAATTCTGCAAGGTTTGTAACGAGCATACCCTTCATCTTGAAACAAAGTAA
- the secE gene encoding preprotein translocase subunit SecE, with protein sequence MAETVKKTGQFFRDVVKELKRVSWPTRKELTRYTAVVVATVIFIAIFFAVVDLGISSLVRFILG encoded by the coding sequence ATGGCTGAAACAGTTAAAAAAACAGGTCAATTTTTTCGTGATGTAGTAAAGGAACTTAAAAGAGTATCTTGGCCTACTCGTAAAGAATTAACTCGATATACTGCAGTAGTAGTTGCTACGGTAATTTTTATAGCAATTTTCTTTGCGGTTGTTGACTTAGGTATTTCTAGTTTAGTTCGCTTTATTTTAGGATAA
- the nusG gene encoding transcription termination/antitermination protein NusG — MEKNWYVVHTYSGYENKVKANLEKRVESMDMADKIFRVLVPVEEETETKNGKTKSVTRKVFPGYVLVEMVMTDDSWYVVRNTPGVTGFVGSAGAGSKPTALLPEEVEAILRQMGVEEPREEIDFELKESVKVKEGPFANFVGSIEEISIEKRKIKVHVNMFGRETPVELDFTQVEKI, encoded by the coding sequence ATGGAGAAGAATTGGTATGTTGTTCATACTTACTCAGGTTATGAGAACAAAGTAAAAGCAAATTTAGAAAAGCGTGTTGAGTCAATGGACATGGCAGACAAGATCTTCCGAGTGCTTGTTCCTGTTGAAGAAGAGACAGAAACAAAAAACGGAAAAACAAAGTCTGTAACTCGTAAAGTCTTTCCAGGCTACGTATTAGTAGAGATGGTCATGACTGATGACTCATGGTATGTAGTTCGAAACACTCCTGGTGTAACTGGGTTTGTTGGTTCAGCGGGTGCGGGTTCAAAACCAACAGCGCTGTTACCAGAAGAAGTAGAAGCTATCTTACGTCAAATGGGTGTTGAAGAACCACGTGAAGAGATTGACTTTGAACTTAAGGAATCAGTAAAGGTTAAAGAAGGTCCTTTCGCGAACTTTGTTGGCTCGATTGAGGAAATTTCAATTGAGAAAAGAAAAATCAAGGTTCATGTTAATATGTTTGGTCGTGAGACGCCAGTTGAATTAGATTTTACTCAAGTAGAAAAAATCTAA
- the rplK gene encoding 50S ribosomal protein L11, translating to MAKKVIKMVKLQIPAGKANPAPPVGPALGQAGVNIMGFCKEFNARTADQAGLIIPVEITVFEDRSFTFITKTPPAAVLLKVAAGIQSGSGEPNRKKVATVKRDKVREIAEQKMPDLNAANVESAMRMVEGTARSMGIVIED from the coding sequence GTGGCTAAAAAGGTTATAAAAATGGTAAAGTTACAAATTCCTGCTGGGAAAGCTAATCCAGCACCGCCAGTTGGACCTGCACTAGGTCAAGCGGGAGTTAACATTATGGGATTCTGTAAAGAATTTAACGCTCGTACTGCTGATCAAGCTGGTTTAATTATCCCGGTTGAAATTACGGTATTTGAAGACCGTTCATTTACATTTATTACGAAAACTCCACCTGCTGCAGTATTACTTAAAGTAGCTGCTGGTATCCAAAGCGGATCTGGTGAGCCAAATCGTAAAAAAGTAGCAACTGTTAAGCGTGATAAAGTTCGCGAAATCGCAGAACAAAAGATGCCAGACCTAAACGCTGCTAACGTTGAGTCAGCAATGCGTATGGTTGAAGGTACTGCACGTAGTATGGGAATTGTTATTGAAGACTAA
- the rplA gene encoding 50S ribosomal protein L1: MAKKGKKYQEAAKLVDRTKSYPVEEAIELVKKTSVASFDETVEVAFRLGVDPKKADQQIRGAVVLPHGTGKVQRVLVFAKGEKAKEAEAAGADYVGDEDYINKIAQGWFDFDVVVATPDMMGQVGKLGRVLGPKGLMPNPKTGTVTFEVERAVNEIKAGKIEYRVDKAGNIHAPIGKVSFDTNKLVENLSTVVETLVKVKPAAAKGTYMKNIAVASTMGPGIKVNVSSATK; encoded by the coding sequence TTGGCTAAAAAAGGTAAAAAGTATCAAGAGGCTGCAAAGCTTGTTGATCGCACAAAATCTTACCCTGTTGAAGAAGCAATTGAATTAGTGAAAAAAACTTCAGTAGCATCGTTTGATGAGACAGTTGAAGTTGCATTTAGATTGGGTGTAGACCCTAAGAAAGCTGACCAACAAATTCGTGGTGCAGTTGTTCTTCCACACGGAACTGGTAAAGTTCAACGTGTGTTAGTATTCGCTAAAGGCGAAAAAGCAAAAGAAGCAGAAGCAGCTGGAGCTGACTATGTTGGTGATGAGGACTACATCAACAAAATCGCTCAAGGTTGGTTTGACTTTGATGTAGTAGTAGCGACTCCTGACATGATGGGTCAAGTTGGTAAACTTGGACGTGTATTAGGACCTAAAGGTTTAATGCCGAACCCTAAAACAGGAACTGTTACTTTCGAAGTTGAAAGAGCTGTTAATGAAATCAAAGCTGGTAAAATCGAGTACCGTGTTGATAAAGCTGGAAACATCCACGCACCAATCGGAAAAGTTTCTTTCGATACAAACAAGTTAGTTGAAAACTTATCAACTGTAGTTGAAACTTTAGTTAAAGTTAAACCTGCAGCTGCTAAGGGAACTTACATGAAAAATATCGCAGTAGCTTCAACAATGGGACCTGGAATTAAAGTTAACGTTTCATCTGCTACTAAATAG
- the rplJ gene encoding 50S ribosomal protein L10 yields the protein MSVREQKQQFGQKQVLVSEIATKLRDSKATVVVDYRGLNVAQVTELRKQLREANVEFKVYKNSMTRRATAEVELTDLDSVLVGPTAIAFSNEDVIAPAKILNDFAKKNDALEIKAGIIEGRFASLEEVKALAELPSREGLLSMLLSVLQAPMRNFALVTKAVAEQKEDQGA from the coding sequence ATGAGCGTACGTGAACAAAAACAACAATTCGGACAAAAACAAGTATTAGTTTCTGAGATCGCAACGAAGCTTCGTGACAGCAAAGCAACAGTAGTTGTTGACTACCGTGGTTTAAATGTTGCTCAGGTAACTGAATTACGTAAGCAACTTCGTGAAGCGAATGTTGAGTTTAAAGTATATAAAAACTCTATGACACGTCGTGCAACTGCAGAAGTTGAGTTAACTGACCTTGACTCAGTTTTAGTAGGACCGACGGCTATTGCTTTCAGTAACGAAGACGTAATTGCTCCTGCTAAAATCCTTAATGACTTCGCGAAAAAGAACGATGCATTAGAAATTAAAGCAGGTATTATCGAAGGTCGATTTGCTTCATTAGAAGAAGTTAAAGCACTTGCTGAACTTCCTTCAAGAGAAGGTTTACTTTCTATGTTGCTTAGCGTTCTTCAAGCTCCAATGCGTAACTTTGCATTGGTTACAAAAGCTGTTGCTGAACAAAAAGAAGACCAAGGTGCTTAA
- the rplL gene encoding 50S ribosomal protein L7/L12 has product MSKEQILEAIKEMTVLELNDLVKAIEEEFGVTAAAPVAMVGGGAAAAEAEQTEFDVILTSAGASKINVIKVVRELTGLGLKEAKALVDGAPAPLKEGVSKEDADAMKAKLEEAGAAVDVK; this is encoded by the coding sequence ATGAGTAAAGAGCAAATCTTAGAAGCAATCAAAGAAATGACTGTTTTAGAATTAAATGACCTTGTAAAAGCAATCGAAGAAGAGTTTGGCGTAACTGCAGCTGCTCCTGTAGCTATGGTTGGTGGCGGTGCTGCTGCTGCTGAAGCTGAGCAAACTGAGTTTGATGTAATCCTTACATCTGCTGGTGCTTCTAAAATCAACGTTATCAAAGTTGTTCGTGAGTTAACTGGATTAGGATTAAAAGAAGCTAAAGCATTAGTTGATGGTGCTCCAGCTCCACTTAAAGAAGGCGTATCTAAAGAAGACGCTGACGCTATGAAAGCTAAGCTTGAAGAAGCTGGCGCTGCTGTAGACGTTAAGTAA
- a CDS encoding class I SAM-dependent methyltransferase yields the protein MSNHYYSEKPTVESSRKKWDSELRGIKMVFTSDAGVFSKKEVDFGTRLLLEVYQYPSIEGDILDVGCGYGPIGLTLAKEGQDRNLVMVDMNERALELSELNAKLNDITNVSIKKSNLLNALEGKSFASILSNPPIRAGKKVIHQLFEEAYDHLENMGELWIVIQKKQGAPSAIEKLEELFGEVQIQKKSKGYYIIRAKKQLT from the coding sequence GTGTCGAATCACTATTATTCAGAAAAACCGACGGTTGAAAGTTCTCGTAAAAAATGGGACTCTGAGTTACGGGGAATTAAAATGGTGTTTACATCTGATGCGGGAGTATTTTCAAAGAAAGAAGTAGATTTTGGTACTCGCTTGTTACTAGAAGTATATCAGTACCCATCGATAGAGGGAGACATTTTAGATGTGGGTTGTGGTTATGGTCCAATTGGATTAACTTTGGCTAAGGAAGGACAAGATAGAAATCTAGTAATGGTTGATATGAACGAAAGAGCATTAGAATTATCCGAACTTAATGCGAAGCTTAACGATATCACGAACGTTTCCATTAAAAAAAGCAATCTACTAAATGCGCTTGAAGGAAAAAGCTTTGCTTCGATCCTATCTAATCCTCCTATTAGAGCTGGAAAAAAGGTTATTCATCAATTATTTGAAGAGGCTTATGATCATTTAGAAAATATGGGGGAGTTGTGGATTGTTATTCAAAAGAAGCAAGGTGCTCCTTCTGCTATTGAAAAATTAGAAGAGTTATTTGGAGAAGTTCAAATACAAAAAAAGTCAAAAGGTTATTATATTATTCGCGCAAAAAAACAATTGACTTAA
- the rpoB gene encoding DNA-directed RNA polymerase subunit beta: MTGQLVQYGRHRQRRSYARIKEVLELPNLIEIQTASYQWFLDEGLREMFQDISPIQDFTGNLILEFIDYSLGEPKYSVEESKERDVTYAAPLRVKVRLINKETGEVKEQEVFMGDFPLMTETGTFVINGAERVIVSQLVRSPSVYYSKKIDKNGKKGFTATVIPNRGAWLELETDAKDVVYVRIDRTRKIPVTVLLRALGFGSDQEIIDLLGEDEYLRNSLDKDNTDSTEKALLEIYERLRPGEPPTVENAKSLLESRFFDPKRYDLANVGRYKINKKLHIKNRLFNQRLAETLIDPETGEVLAEEGVIIDRRLLDRLIPYLENNVGFRNVSLRGGVIDEVEVPLQSIKVFAPNNQEENMPINVIGNGNVEQTIKNITPADIIASINYFFNLLHGIGDTDDIDHLGNRRLRSVGELLQNQFRIGLSRMERVVRERMSIQDANMITPQALINIRPVIASIKEFFGSSQLSQFMDQTNPLAELTHKRRLSALGPGGLTRERAGFEVRDVHYSHYGRMCPIETPEGPNIGLINSLSSYAKVNQFGFMETPYRRVDPETGKVTRKIDYLTADEEDNYVVAQANALLDEDGSFIDENIIARFRGENTIVKRERVDYMDVSPKQVVSAATACIPFLENDDSNRALMGANMQRQAVPLLQPQSPLVGTGMEHMSARDSGAAVVAKYRGIVERVTAKEIQVRRLLDVEGNEVRGDLDRYNLLKFVRSNQGTCYNQRPIVKEGDVVTKGEILADGPSMEQGELALGRNVMVGFMTWEGFNYEDAIILSERLVKDDVYTSIHIEEYESEARDTKLGPEEITRDIPNVGEDALRNLDERGIIRVGAEVKDGDILVGKVTPKGVTELTAEERLLHAIFGEKAREVRDTSLRAPHGGDGIILDVKVFNREDGDELPPGVNQLVRVYIVQKRKIHEGDKMAGRHGNKGVISRIMPEEDMPYLPDGTPIDIMLNPLGVPSRMNIGQVLELHLGMAARKLGIHVASPVFDGAREEDVWGTLAEAGMARDGKTVLYDGRTGEPFDNRISVGIMYMIKLAHMVDDKLHARSTGPYSLVTQQPLGGKAQFGGQRFGEMEVWALEAYGAAYTLQEILTVKSDDVIGRVKTYEAIVKGENVPEPGVPESFKVLIKELQSLGMDVKMLSSTEEEIEMRELDDDEEEQNNDKLNLNLETTEING, translated from the coding sequence TTGACAGGTCAACTAGTTCAGTATGGACGACACCGCCAACGAAGAAGCTATGCTCGTATTAAAGAGGTACTAGAGTTACCGAATTTAATTGAGATCCAAACAGCTTCTTATCAATGGTTTCTTGATGAGGGACTAAGAGAAATGTTTCAAGACATCTCTCCGATTCAAGATTTTACAGGAAACTTAATTTTGGAGTTTATTGATTACAGTTTAGGTGAGCCTAAATACTCTGTGGAAGAGTCGAAAGAACGAGATGTTACTTATGCAGCACCACTACGTGTGAAAGTACGTCTAATTAATAAAGAAACAGGAGAAGTAAAAGAGCAAGAAGTCTTTATGGGTGATTTCCCGTTAATGACTGAAACAGGTACGTTCGTTATTAATGGTGCAGAACGTGTAATCGTTTCCCAGCTTGTTCGTTCTCCAAGTGTTTATTATAGTAAGAAAATCGATAAAAACGGAAAAAAAGGTTTTACAGCAACTGTGATTCCAAACCGTGGTGCATGGTTAGAACTTGAAACAGACGCTAAGGATGTCGTTTACGTTCGTATTGATCGTACTCGTAAAATTCCAGTAACAGTTCTATTACGTGCTTTAGGTTTTGGATCTGATCAAGAGATCATTGATCTACTAGGTGAAGATGAGTACTTAAGAAACTCATTAGATAAAGATAACACCGATAGTACGGAAAAGGCTCTATTAGAAATCTATGAGCGTCTTCGTCCAGGTGAGCCACCTACAGTAGAAAATGCAAAAAGTTTATTAGAATCACGCTTTTTTGATCCGAAACGTTACGATCTAGCTAATGTAGGTCGTTATAAAATTAATAAAAAGCTACACATTAAAAACCGTCTCTTTAACCAACGCTTAGCTGAAACGTTAATTGATCCTGAAACAGGAGAAGTTTTAGCTGAGGAAGGCGTAATTATTGATCGTCGTCTACTTGACCGCCTAATTCCTTACTTAGAAAATAATGTAGGGTTTAGAAACGTTTCATTACGTGGTGGTGTGATTGACGAGGTAGAAGTACCTTTACAATCTATTAAGGTATTTGCGCCAAACAACCAAGAAGAGAATATGCCAATTAACGTTATTGGTAATGGTAATGTAGAGCAAACCATAAAAAATATTACACCTGCTGACATTATTGCTTCTATTAATTACTTCTTTAACCTATTACATGGTATTGGTGATACAGATGATATTGACCATTTAGGAAACCGCCGTTTACGTTCAGTTGGTGAGCTATTACAAAACCAATTTAGAATCGGACTTTCAAGAATGGAACGTGTTGTTCGTGAACGTATGTCAATTCAAGATGCGAACATGATTACACCACAAGCGCTTATTAATATCCGTCCTGTTATTGCATCAATTAAAGAGTTCTTTGGAAGCTCTCAGTTATCACAATTTATGGATCAAACAAATCCATTAGCAGAGTTAACACATAAACGTCGTCTATCAGCATTAGGTCCGGGTGGTTTGACGCGTGAGCGTGCAGGGTTTGAAGTACGTGACGTTCACTACTCTCACTACGGGCGTATGTGTCCGATTGAAACGCCAGAGGGGCCAAACATCGGATTAATTAACTCACTTTCTTCTTACGCAAAAGTAAATCAATTTGGTTTCATGGAGACACCATATCGTCGTGTTGACCCAGAAACAGGTAAAGTTACTAGAAAAATTGACTACTTAACAGCCGATGAAGAGGATAACTATGTAGTTGCACAGGCAAATGCCCTATTAGACGAAGATGGTTCATTTATTGATGAAAATATCATCGCTCGTTTCCGTGGGGAGAACACCATCGTTAAACGCGAACGTGTAGACTACATGGATGTATCACCTAAACAGGTAGTATCTGCGGCGACTGCGTGTATCCCGTTCTTAGAAAACGATGACTCTAACCGTGCGTTAATGGGAGCGAACATGCAACGTCAGGCAGTGCCTTTACTACAGCCACAGTCTCCATTAGTTGGAACTGGTATGGAACACATGTCTGCAAGAGACTCAGGTGCTGCGGTTGTTGCTAAGTATAGAGGAATTGTTGAGCGTGTTACTGCAAAAGAAATCCAAGTTCGTCGTCTTTTAGATGTTGAAGGAAATGAAGTAAGAGGCGATTTGGATCGCTATAATTTATTGAAATTTGTTCGTTCTAACCAAGGAACTTGTTATAACCAACGCCCAATTGTAAAAGAAGGCGATGTTGTTACAAAAGGTGAAATCCTTGCGGACGGTCCATCAATGGAGCAAGGAGAACTTGCTTTAGGTCGTAACGTTATGGTAGGGTTCATGACTTGGGAAGGGTTTAACTACGAGGATGCGATCATTCTTAGTGAGCGTCTTGTAAAAGATGATGTATATACTTCTATTCATATTGAAGAGTACGAGTCTGAAGCTCGTGATACAAAGTTAGGACCTGAAGAAATTACGAGAGATATTCCAAACGTTGGTGAGGATGCGTTACGTAACCTTGATGAGCGAGGGATTATCCGTGTTGGTGCAGAAGTAAAAGATGGAGATATTCTTGTTGGAAAAGTAACTCCTAAAGGAGTAACTGAACTTACGGCTGAAGAACGACTTTTACATGCAATCTTCGGAGAAAAAGCACGTGAAGTACGTGATACGTCACTTAGAGCTCCGCATGGTGGAGATGGAATTATCCTTGACGTAAAAGTGTTTAATCGTGAAGACGGAGATGAACTTCCGCCGGGAGTAAATCAACTCGTTCGCGTATATATCGTTCAGAAGCGTAAAATTCATGAAGGCGATAAAATGGCTGGACGTCATGGAAACAAAGGTGTTATCTCAAGAATTATGCCAGAAGAAGATATGCCATACTTACCTGACGGAACGCCTATCGACATCATGCTTAACCCTCTAGGGGTACCATCGCGAATGAACATCGGACAAGTGCTTGAGCTACATTTAGGAATGGCTGCTAGAAAGCTAGGCATTCATGTAGCATCTCCGGTATTTGACGGTGCTCGTGAGGAAGACGTGTGGGGTACACTTGCAGAAGCAGGTATGGCTAGAGACGGAAAAACAGTTCTTTATGATGGAAGAACAGGTGAGCCATTTGATAATCGTATTTCAGTAGGGATTATGTATATGATCAAACTTGCTCACATGGTTGATGATAAACTTCATGCTAGATCTACTGGACCATACTCACTTGTTACCCAGCAGCCACTTGGTGGTAAAGCGCAGTTCGGAGGACAGCGCTTTGGAGAGATGGAAGTATGGGCACTTGAAGCTTATGGAGCAGCTTACACTCTACAAGAAATTCTTACAGTTAAGTCAGATGACGTTATCGGTCGTGTGAAAACGTATGAAGCAATTGTAAAAGGTGAGAATGTTCCAGAACCTGGTGTACCTGAGTCATTTAAAGTATTAATTAAAGAACTTCAAAGTTTAGGTATGGATGTTAAGATGTTATCTAGCACCGAAGAAGAAATCGAAATGCGTGAGCTTGATGATGATGAAGAAGAGCAAAACAATGATAAGCTTAACTTAAATCTTGAAACTACTGAAATAAACGGATAA